CCTACCCTGATTTGACATTGacttcctgcctcaccctgctCCCTCCACAGGAGAACTCCCTCATCCTGGCTGGGGGAGACTGTCAGTTGCACACTATGGACCTTGAAACTGGGACTTTCACGGTGAGCAGGGTCTTGGAGCCCTAGAGCAGGTCCAGGCCAGGGAGAGGCACTCTTCCTAGGTCTCCTCCTGACATCGCCCCTCTACATGCAGCGGGTCCTCCGGGGCCACACAGACTACATCCATTGCCTGGCACTGCGGGAAAGGAGCCCAGAGGTGCTGTCAGGTGGCGAGGATGGAGCTGTTCGACTTTGGGGTAAGGAGGTGGCTGGCTGGAGGGCAAGATGGCAGtgaaggaggctgaggtgaatgggGCACCACTCACAGTTCTTTCCCCGCAGACCTGCGCACAGCCAAGGAGGTCCAGACGATCGAGGTCTATAAGCACGAGGTGAGGGTCTGTCCATGGCCATTGTCCTCTTCCCCTCCCGCTCCTTGAATTCTGCATGTCTTCACCTCtttccctcccccgccgcccagGAGTGCTCAAGGCCCCACAATGGACGCTGGATCGGATGCTTGGCAACTGATTCCGACTGGATGGTGAGCTGGGCAGACTGTGGGATTGGATGGCAGCTCCGGGCCCTGTCAGCTGTGGGCCTGTAGTTCACAGCTGGGGACTCCCACCTTTCTGTCCAGGTCTGTGGAGGGGGCCCAGCCCTCACCCTCTGGCACCTCCGATCCTCCACACCTACCACTGTCTTCCCCATCCGGGCGCCACAGAAGCATGTCACCTTCTACCAGGACCTGGTGAGTCCCTCTCTCTCACTTCTGCCACCCCAACTGACTCTTCCCTTCAGTCGTGACCCCCGAGCACCTTCCCTGTCCTCTGCAGATTCTGTCGGCTGGCCAGGGCCGCTGTGTCAACCAGTGGCAGCTGAGCGGGGAGCTGAAGGCCCAGGTGCCTGGCTCCTCCCCAGGGctgctcagcctcagcctcaaccAGCAGCCCGCCGCGCCCGAGTGCAAGGTGGGTCTGGCAGGGGCCATGGGGTGGCTGGGGCAGGGGTGTGGGCAGGCCAGTCATGCCCCTCTTTCCTCCAGGTCCTGACAGCTGCAGGTAACAGCTGCCGGGTGGATGTCTTCACCAACCTGGGCTACCGAGCCTTCTCCCTGTCCTTCTGACCTCCGACAACATCCCCAGCCAGCCCAGGGTTTTAgagtgtttttcattttcttttttacaataaAGTTTCAGGCTTTTTTTCCATGCTCTTTCTTTCCACGAATGGAGGCTAAATCGGTGGAGTGATTTATATATTACTCTGTCCCATCTTGATACATAAATACCCAGCCCCATCCCTGCCCTAGAAAAGATAGACCTATATTGATTCGGAAAATAGCTCTGTTCACCTGCCCCTGCCACCCACCAGGGGCTCCTGCCCCACAAAGCTGGCCCCTGCTCCGGATGAGCCCCTGCTGCCGATGAGCCCTTGCCCAGCatcctggggtggggagggcatcATCTCCTTTTGGAAGATAATCCAGGCCCTGTCACTTAATTGGCCAGAAGAGGAAAGTGAGCCCCTAAGCGGGCAAGGGCAGCCCCTGGGCCCAGCCGTCAGGTCCTTCGGAAGAGGTTGCTGAGAAAGCCACCGGCGGGCCCGGGGCCCAGGCGCAGCGAGAAGCGGGGCGCGGCACGGCGCGGGGTCGACGACGACGCGGCGGCGTTCAGTTCCTTCTGGCGCTGTGAGCGCAGCTGCTGCCCGATCACCACCTGCATGTCGTCCTGCGGGAGGCCGTGGTCGGCTCAGCACCGGTCCAGCCCCCTGCCCTCCTCCGCACACGGACCCCGCCCCTCACCTGCCAGGCCTCCAGCTCCTGCGTGAGCGCCACCTTCTGGCGGATGGCGCGCAGCAGCTCCCGGTACAGGGAGTCTCGCTCCAGCGAGACGCGGTTGAGCTCCAGGGACAGCTCCAGGGCCCTAGGCGGGGAGGGGCGGACGACGCGTTTGAGGGCACTAGGGCTTCAGGGAGCCGGGGTGGCGGGGGAATTCTGGACCCGAACGGGAGGAGGGCTGCCAACACCTAGCTCAAGGAGGTCAGTGGGCCcctgggtgggagtggggatcATTATAACCCGTATCAGAAGAGGAATCAGGAGCCCAGGAGGGCCCAGAGGGcgctgtggtggtggtggatggcttgaggctTACTTGTTCACGGCCTCGTCCCGGTCTGAGAGGGCACTGTGCAGGGCCTCCCCAGGGTCTTCCTGCGCCCGCAGCTCCTTCTGCCTCTGCAGCTCTTCCCGCAGGGACTGCAGCTCTGCCTGCTGCAGCAAGATCTGTGAGCAGAGGAGGGGCCGTGCGGCAGATGAGCCAATGGGCCTTTCAGTCCCTGCTTCTCCCAGCAGCCCCGACTCTGGCTTTCCCCAGCCCTCCTCTGCCTGCGACAGACACCCCAGGCAGCTGTAGCCCTGTGCTGGAGACTCCAAGATGAGCCCTCTGAGACCCTCAGGCTGGTGCAGGGTGGGGTGGAGCAGGGCTAGTGGGAGTGGTATAACCCTGCAGGAGGGATGCAGGGAGAAGCAGTGGAAGTGGAACTAAGCGGGGAGGTGCTGTCTAGGAagtcttcctggaggaggtggcatgcAGGCTGGCTCTTGAAGTAAGTTTGTTGAGATGAAGACCGATCCAGGTATAGGGGAGCTTAGTGGGCAAAGGCTGGGAAGTGGACATGGGAGACAGAAACTGACAGCTAGAGGGGCCCTGCATCCAGCACAGTGCCCTCTCCCCCACCTCATCTTGCAGCTTGGCCACTTCCGCCTCCTTCTCCTCCAGTATCTCCGCTGGGCTGAGGGATGTTCGCTTCTTGGGGGGCTCTAAGCTCTCTTCCGGGGGTGAAGGCTGGGGACTGGATACCTCTCGGGTCTTTGGGGACCGGGTGGTCTGTGGGCCAAAGAAATGGGTTAGTGGTGTGGAGTCTAttagggaaaggaggaaaggcgGAGCCTGCGACCCTCTCGATGGCACAGGTAAGGGGGCTGAGGGCCCACGAGCTCACCGGGGTGTCTCCCCGTGCTTCGGCGCTCTGGCCCTGGTCGCCGTCCTCGAGGCTGTGGGCCAGTTCTGACTGCAATGAAGCACCCGACACGTCGGCGTCCTGGAGGCGTGACTCCTCCTCCAGTTCGGAGACGCGCCGCTGCAGCCTCCGCAGCGCGctcagcgcctcctcggcctcggaCCGTGCGCGTTCCAGCTGTGGACGGTCCCGCAGACGGAAGCGCAGGTGGTCAGCGGGACGCACCCAGCGCCGGCATCCCGCGGCAGGTCCACGCGGGGGCGCCGTGGAGGGCCCCGCACCCCGTCGGCCCAGGCTGTTCCCGTTCCTGGATCGCTGGGAGCCTTGGGCCATGCACCTCCCTCAGCAGACACACAATTTCCTCGCCTATAAAGCAGGGCCCCACCTCGAAGAGCCCTATTCCCTCCCCTGCGCAGTCTACCTCCTCATTCACTAATTGTTTCATGCAGCATTTATCGGTGCTACTGAGGCTGCTTGTCCCACAGTAGCAAAAAGGGGCACTGGGATGTGAAGGCAGGCAAGCTGACCCCAAAATGCAGACTCCTTTGATCTCTAACATCAGACCCCGCGtcctcttttcatttctttttctccatctccATTGCCCAGCCATGGTCTAGGGGCTGTCATTCCTGGCCTGAGCTCTGGCATCAGCCCCCTCCCTGCCCTTTCAGCTGCCAGGCTCTGATGTATTCTAAGAGCATGCCTCCCCTGCTTAACAGCCTTCCATGGCTCCCACTTGCCCATGGGCTAATGCCCATGCTCTTGTGGGCCAGCCTCTGGACCTCCCAGTGATCCAGATCTGGCCTCATCTCCCAGAAAACCCTGAAGCCATTGCTAAGGGTCCAGGCAGTTGTATCCCCTAGCCCTGCAGGTCACCTCCAGGTTGTGCTCCCGCCTCTCCCGCCTCAGCAGCAGCAACTCCTCGTGCGTGGTCTGCAGTCGGCCCTGGCCCTTCTCCACCTCCTCACGCAGGCCTCGGATCTGGGCCTCCAGGTCCTGCCGGCGGCTCTGCAGCATCTGGTTCTGGGGAAAGGCCTGAGAGCTGGGGAGGGGGGCAgccccctcccagcccctggcccgGCTTTTTTGTCTCAGACAatcccccagccccagctgaAACTCACTTCCCCCTGCAGACTCTCCAGCCGCGTCCTCAGCTCTGCCCCAGCCAGTGCCTGAGCCTGGCACTGTCCCCGAAGGGTGTCCAGTTCCCTCTGAAGTTCCTGCTCAGTCTGGGAGGCCTGAGGAGGTAGAAAGGGGGGCAGAGGAGCCTCAGCACCATGCCCAATGCACCCACTCCCCACTGGGGACCAAGGCGTCCTCCTCCACCTTGTCCACCTGAGCCAGCTGCTGGCTGAGCCGGAGGTTCTGCTCGCTGAGCTCGCTGAGGGCCCGTGCCCGTTCTCGCCCACTGTCCTGCCGCTCCGAGCGCTGCTCCCCGAGCTGGGCCCGCAGGGCCTCCACGTCCCCCTCCAGCTCCACGGCCCTGGCCTCCCACTCGGCTCCTCGGGCTGCCAGGCCTCGCCGGAGCTCATGGTTCTCCTGCTGGAGCCGCTGTAGGGGCCAGGGCAgagggacagaggcagagaggcaCCGATGAGACTGGACAGGCACAGAGAGATGGGGATGGAGGGACAGACACCTAGGGAGAAAGCCTAAGGGGGCCTTGTGTCCAAGATAGACACAAAAGCAAGGGAGAATGAGGGAGGAAGAATGAGCAAGACCCAGAGATTTAGAGGGAAGGTTCCGGGCAGACAGGACGCGTGCGCCCAGGGCAAGGGTGGGGATGGGGCTCTCTGATGACCACTCACCTCCAGCTGTTGCCTGGGCTTCTGGACCCGAGGTCGCAAGCGCCGTTTTTGGCGCCTGAGTCTGGCAGAGTTCAAGCCCCGGCCCATGGCAGCACACACCTGCTGTGTCCCAGGGGCTCTGGAGGCCTGGACTctgcccagccccctccccagctcctgctAGCCAGTTCCCTCTAATTAACCCTGGTCAGCCCCACCCCGGCCCCAAAACTTGTCTGACCAGCGGGGGAACGCCCTGGCACACCCAGATGCCCAGCGTGGGGAAGCAGATGAGTCGGGGGTTAACCTCTGGCCCACTCTCTCTAGGCCCTCAAAGCGGGATGGGCTTGGACGAAGGTGACAATTGTCACAGCTACTGCAGTGACTGGCAGGTACCCTGCATTAGGGGTTTATCTGCATTACTTCATTTCATCCACTAGAGGGAGAATCACTAATGTCCTGGGTTTAGATGAAACTGAAGCTCATAGTTGCTAAGTGCCTTGCCTAAGGACACacagtcatttatttttgtttttattatttattattattttgttgagacagatcttcactcttttgcccaggctggagtgcagtggaacaatctcggcCCATGGCAAtgtccgcctcccaagttcaagagatcctcctgcctcagcctcccaagtagctaagattacaggtgtgcaccacctcgcctggcaaatttttttttgttttcttagtagggatggggtttcaccatgttggccaggctggtcttgaactcctggtctcaaacaatccaccctcctgggcctcccaaagtgctgggattaccagcgtgagccaccatgcccacacaATAACTTCACAAAGCAGGGATGCCAACTCAGGCAGCAGAACTTTTAACCAAATCCTGTAGGGACAATACAGCTTCAGGATTAAGCTGTCAGGTTCAAGGTCACATTGTCCTGGCTGATATTCAGCTCTGCTGATGCCTTGTGGCCTGGACACAATATCTCTAAGTCCATTCACCCACACTACTATCAATCCTCCCATATTTCCTGAGCTCCGCTTGCTCTGGGGTCTGCTGTCAGCGGCACATGAGACCACCAAGTTCACTGCTTCAAGTAGCTTAGAGTCCAGAGGGCATGGACACATGCCGGAGCCAGGTAATTTCAGGGGGACAGTAAGGGCTGCAAAGAGACCCAGGAAGTGATGGAGAGTaaggagtggggtgggggtggagggtccTTCAAGGAGGATGTCGTGTTTGAGTTGACTTCTGCAGGACAAGAAGAGCCACCAGAAAGAAGGCTAGGCATTAAGGGACAGCAAGTGCAAAGTTCCTGAGGGAACAAGCGTGAGTTCTTGGAGGAACTGAAAAGAGCCCTCATTGTCGGGGAGAGGGTGGATCGGCTGCCCTTcttggaggaagggagaaaggggtgGTGTTGCTGTGGTGAGGTCAGGGAGGAGCCCAGCTCGCTGGGACTTTTAGGCTCTGGGGAAGAGTTTCGGTTTCATTCTAAGTGTGAGGGGGAGATTCTGGTTGAGGAGTGAAATGATGTGATTTGCAGCTTTTGAAAATTCCGGGCTGTCCCTTAGAGAATGGGCTCCAGGGGTCAAAGGTGGAAgctgggggctgggcgcagtggctcatacctataatcccagcacttttgcaggttgaggcaagtggatcacctgaggtcaggaagtcgagaccagcctggccaacatggtaaaaacccgtctctactaaaaatacaaaaattatctgggcttggtggcacacacctgtaatcccagctactcgggaggctgaggtgagagaatcacttgaacccgggaagcagaggttgcagtgagctgagatcgcaccactgcactccagcccgggcaacagagtgagactccatctaaaaaataataataataaaagagtggAAGCTGGGGACTCAGGAGCAGGTGGCTGGAGTGTCTGGGGCAGAGGTGATGGAGGCTGTGATCTGTGATCAGCTTGGAGGCTGCAGAGCCAACAAGTGGGTGGTTGGAGTCTAGTCTAGAAGAATTAAAAGGGCTTGTGGATATTGGGGGGAGTTTGTACATTCAAGAAAGTTTGAGCGcattgactcacacctgtaatcccaacactttgggaggctgaggcaggtggtttggttgagcccgggagtttgagaccagcctgggcaacatggtgagaccccatctctacaacaaatgcaaaaattagccaggtatggtggtgcatgtgtgcctgtagtcccaactactcaggaggctgagatgggaggattgcttgagctcatgaggttgaggttccagtgagctatgattgcaccactgcactacagcctgggtgacagagggagcccGTGtctcgccaaaaaaaaaaaaaaaaaggccaaggaGGTGCACAGGCCCTGGTCCTCAAGTGGGAAGGCAAGGATGGGGACAGCAGGTGATGTGGGCATGGAATCGAGGGTGTGGAATCAAGTGCCACTTGTGTTGAGATGCCCACTAGGTGGCCTGGTGGAGAGGGTTAGCTACCCAGGTCAGGCTCAGGGCAGTGGTTGGGGCCAGTGCAGCAGATGAAGGAGGGTGTTCAGGAGACCAGATGTGAACCCCAGAGCAAGAATTTGGCCAAAAATAGAACCTGGGTAGAGGGAACTGTTCCTGCCTCATTGGGCTGGGCAAGAATCAATGGAGAGTCATGGAAAGCACTCAGCCCAGTGCCAGGCAGGGTGTAGACACCCATGACTGTTGCCTGGTGTTCTGTGATACTGCTGAGGAGCTAGACACAAGATCCAGAGAGGGCCAGCAGCTgacccagggtcacacagctggacaAGGGTCTGAacccagttttttattttttattttttatttattttttattttttttgagacggagtctcactctgtcacccaggctggagagcagtggcatgatcttggctcatagcaacctctgcctcccaggttcaagtgattctcctgcctcagtctcccaagtagccgggactacaggtacaccccatcatgcctggctaatttttttttgtatttttagtagagacggggtttcaccatgttggccaggctggtctcgaactcctgacctcaagtgatcctgccacctcagcctcccaaagtgctgggattacaggtgtgagccaccatgcctggcctgagaaTTCAcgccttttttcctttcccttcccttcctttcctttcttttttttctttcttttcttttccctccctccctccctccctccctccctccctccctccctccctccctccctccctccctccctcccttccttccttccttccttccttccttccttccttccttccttccttccttccttccttccttccttcttttttttttttttcaggatcttactctgtcatccaagctgtagtgcagtggatcatagcttactgcagcctcaaactctaaaattcctgggatcaagtgatccccctgcctcggcctcctgagtagctgagactacaggtgccaccaccacatccagctaattttcttattttttgtagagacagagtctcactatgttgcccaggctgatcttgaacactGGGctagtgatcttcctgctttggcctcccaaagtgctgggattacaggtgtgaggtactGTGCCCGGCACCCAGAGTTCCTGTTATTTACCACTAGGCAACACTGCCAGGGGGACTGGACCCAGCTCTGATCTGTTCCAATGTCCTCCCCCTGCCCCGCTGTCCTCCCCGGCTCCTCTCTCCGTCCTGTGCCTGACCCCCTTCCCTTGTCCTCTCCAGGCCCACCCATCCTCCTCTGCCCACCCGGCCACCCACCCAGTCCAGTGCTAGCTCACTTCCTCACGCTCCAAGTGCTGGGCGCTCAGCGTCTCCAGCTGCCGCCGCAGCTCCTCATTTCGCTCCAGAAGCATCTTGCCGAGCTCCGCCGCCAATAGCAGGTCTTTCTCCTTCTGCTGCAGCTGCAAGGCTAGGTCCTCGGGCTCCTCAGGCCCTGGGCCCCCTCCCAGGAATGAGTCCCTCCGCTCCAGCACAAAGGGGAAGAAGCCCTCGTCGCCGCTGGGAGAGGCGCCCCCCGAGAGCAGCCCCGACGGGAAGCTGGGCCCATCTGGAGAATTCATGTCACCTGCAGCATCTGCGGGGACAGGTGACTGCGGGACACTCTACTCTGCAGTCTGACAGGGGCTCACCCTCCGCCCAACACCTGGCCCTCCAGGAATTCTCCACCTGCTGCCAGCCTGCCAGGTCCTGCAGCCAGGGCTTCCTGAGCCACGAAGGGTTAATGACCTGTGTTTTGGCCACCCAGTTCCGTTAATGTCCCTGGGGTAAACTGAGGCAGCAAGCAGAAGGAAATGACCTGCCCAGCCTTTGGCCTCTGCTAGACAATCTCTGTCCCCAGGAAAGTTCATTCCAGTGCTCCAGGGCCACAGGCCACCTCcgctccctctcccctctcttcccagAACCCAGCAGTTTGGCTCCTAGCCCCTTGCCATCTGAGACAGTTCCCAGAACCCAGGTTCTCAGGGACTCAGCAGTTGGTGTTGAGCCCAGCCCCTTCTCCTCCTAGGAATGCAGGACCCTAAGACTTGGGAACTGAGGTGTCTTCGCCCCCAGGAATCCAGCTCCCTTCCCTACCAGAAGCCCGGATCCCGGCTGCTGACCTCCCAGCTCTCTCGCACTCATTCTCCTGTTACCTCCTGAGCAGGTGCTTTGACTCCACCCTCCAGACTCAGAGGTCCCCACCTCCAATGTCCCCCACCAAGGATTCCCACCTCAGTCCCCACTTTCCACAGGACTCAGGCATTCATGTCCCCACCCCTCCGGAGTCAGGAGTCCTGACCCTCAACCCCCCAGTTTCCCAGGGCCCTGGCGTAGGGCCCAGGACAGGGCGAGGTAACAGGTTGTGCCGGCCGCCCGACTGCAGCGCGGCTCGGAGTTTCTGTTTACTTCCTGGCCCGCCCCTGGGGACGGGAGCCCCGCGCTCCCCTAGGGTTGCTCAGGGGTTGGGGTTCAGGGGCTCAGGTCAGAGGGCCCGACGCACCGGGCTtaccagccccagccccaggggGGTCTCCACCCACTAGGTGCACACACCTgtgctccccctcctcctctcgcCCGATGTCCATGTGCAGTCCTGCTCGCAGGACCTGAGTGTCACCGTGGTCCTAGCCCAGCCGCCCCTAGGCCGCTCCCGAGAATCTCCCTGACTTGGCCCTCGCTGGccccgctccccccaccccctccacccaAGAGACCCGGACATGGAAACCTCTCCCCCTACCCTTCCGCATTTAGCTGCCCAGGTGTTGGGGCCTCCAGCCCCCCGACCCCTGGCCCCAGGTGTCGGAAGCCCGGAGAAGGGGCTGGGCTCACCCCCGACGGCTGAGTTCCTGCCGGCGCCCCCGTTTCCCCGGCGATCTCGGTTCCCCTGCCCCCGCCCTGGTTCTCCAACCTTCTCTGCCGACGCGGCCGGACAAGTCCCTCCCCAACTCGAGGGGCCCTGCCCTCGGCGTCCCCCAGACTCTCACCCGAAGCCGCCGGGCTCCCTCCGAGGTTCCCGCGGTCTCCGGTCCCCTCTTCCGGAGGCGGCTCCAGGTGTGCAGCCGACACAGGTGAAGGGGCGGGGCCGCGGGAGAGGCCGGGGCGCTCCCTAGCTGCCTGAATGGCCGGGCGGGGTCGAGGGAGAGTCGCTTCCACCTGGGTGGGGGGCACTGGCCCATCCTGCTGTGGTTGCAAATGGCCCGGCCAGttaactgagcacctactgtgtgcagatCCTACATTGAGGTAGCCGCCGCTTCTTTGCCGTCAGGACTGCCTTGCCCTGTGGGGGTAGGAACTCATTAGCAATGACAACAACATAGAATCTGACATCTTAAGCACTCGGCTAACTaaacttttttagtttttagagatgggatcttgctctgtcacccaggctggagtgcagtggcaccatcactgCAACCTCgtcctcccagggtcaagtgatcttcccaccacagcctctccagtaactgggactataggtacatgccaccatgcccggctaatttttgtactttttgtaggggtggggtttcactatgttgcccaggctggtctcaaactcctggattcaagtaatcctcccgcttcagcctcccaaagtgctgggattacaggcatgagccactgcttctggccaAGTAAACTATTTTATAGGCATAACttgttgaccttttttttttttttgagatggaaatttactcttcttgcccaggctggagtacagtggtgccatctcagctcacagcagcctcctctcctgggttcaagtgattctcctgcctcagcctgaccagtagctgggactacaggtgtgcaacactacacccagctaattttgtatttttagtagaaacagggtttcaacgtgttggccaggctggtctcaaactcctgatcttgtgatccgcccacctgggcctcccaaagtgctgggattacagagtgagCCACCGCCCCAGCTCAACTTGTTGACTTTCATGATGACCTGATGAGGAGGAACTGTTGtcatccccatcttacagatgaggaagctaaggCTCGGGGGCGGGGGGGGTCCTCCACCTTGTTTGGGGTCCCTGGTCAGAACTTGAAGGTGAACAGCACAAGTGTGGCTTTAGGGTCATGCTCTTTACTGATTCCCATACCACAGACAAGGACACTGTAGCACAGGCAGtgaaagtgacttgcccagagcCATGCCCGAGTCCGCATGGCTCCAGACCTGGTGCTCTCAGTTCCTGAGTTATGCAGAGCTGAGGACCATGCTGTTGTCTGGGACAGGGGCCTTGGTGTGGAGATGGGAAGGTCTGGGACTAGGGACCCAGGGTGGCTTGGGCAGCAGTGATGCCCCAGCCATGGCCTTGTGTCTTGTCACGATTTATCTCCAGACTCCAGGGCTCCCTGGGCCTCGTGACAGGGGCTCCTGGCCTGGAGAGCAGGTCAGATGGAAGGCTGGGAGCAGCGATGTGCTGGTAAGCATTTAACAACAGGCTCCCTGGTTAAAACAGAAGCCCTCGCTGGttgcatttgccaatttccatgatGCAATACATGCTCCTTGGCTGACTTCAGCTACTCACCTGGCCTCACTGAGTTCGGAGGTAGAAGGGGCCGTGCACATCAGCTGTGGCTGGCCGGTGTCAGGTGGGTCCGTTCACCTCTGGCTGGGGGTCAGGACCCCTGAGTCTTGGGGGACTGGGGGCTACTTACCTGGGTTCTAGAAAAATAGGAGGAGGGTGGGCACTGGGACTCCTGGCTTGTGGGAAAAGGGGAGCAAGGACTCCTTGGAGGGATGACTTAGGAACTGGGACTCCTGGGTCCTGGGGCTGGGACAGGGTTTTCTGCCAGCAGAGAGTAGGGGAGCTGATTTGTCTTAGAGCCACATTGCCCAGCAAGGCTGCCACTTTCTCCCACTGCACCTGTGGGAGCAGCCTGGTAGCCTCCGGAGGGCTGAACACATCCCAGCCTCCCCGAGTGCTGCTATGTGACCCTCTGGAAATATAAGCTCAGTGTCCCCTCCAAATGCCAGTCACCCTGGGccccactcacacccacacttAGCACATCTTGAGCGTCTCCTGCCAGGCAGACTGAGCTCATCCCGGGATGAAGTGATCACAGCCCTACTTCCAGAAGGTTCATAGTTCACCTGGGCCA
This genomic window from Macaca mulatta isolate MMU2019108-1 chromosome 20, T2T-MMU8v2.0, whole genome shotgun sequence contains:
- the THOC6 gene encoding THO complex subunit 6, translating into MERAVPLAVPLGQTEVFQALQRLHMTIFSQSVSPCGKFLAAGNNYGQIAIFSLSAALSSEAKEESKKPVVTFQAHDGPVYSMVSTDRHLLSAGDGEVKAWLWAEMLKKGCKELWHRQPPYRTSLEVPEINALLLVPKENSLILAGGDCQLHTMDLETGTFTRVLRGHTDYIHCLALRERSPEVLSGGEDGAVRLWDLRTAKEVQTIEVYKHEECSRPHNGRWIGCLATDSDWMVCGGGPALTLWHLRSSTPTTVFPIRAPQKHVTFYQDLILSAGQGRCVNQWQLSGELKAQVPGSSPGLLSLSLNQQPAAPECKVLTAAGNSCRVDVFTNLGYRAFSLSF
- the THOC6 gene encoding THO complex subunit 6 isoform X1, with the translated sequence MTIFSQSVSPCGKFLAAGNNYGQIAIFSLSAALSSEAKEESKKPVVTFQAHDGPVYSMVSTDRHLLSAGDGEVKAWLWAEMLKKGCKELWHRQPPYRTSLEVPEINALLLVPKENSLILAGGDCQLHTMDLETGTFTRVLRGHTDYIHCLALRERSPEVLSGGEDGAVRLWDLRTAKEVQTIEVYKHEECSRPHNGRWIGCLATDSDWMVCGGGPALTLWHLRSSTPTTVFPIRAPQKHVTFYQDLILSAGQGRCVNQWQLSGELKAQVPGSSPGLLSLSLNQQPAAPECKVLTAAGNSCRVDVFTNLGYRAFSLSF
- the THOC6 gene encoding THO complex subunit 6 isoform X2, producing MERAVPLAVPLGQTEVFQALQRLHMTIFSQSVSPCGKFLAAGNNYGQIAIFSLSAALSSEAKEESKKPVVTFQAHDGPVYSMVSTDRHLLSAGDGEVKAWLWAEMLKKGCKELWHRQPPYRTSLEVPEINALLLVPKENSLILAGGDCQLHTMDLETGTFTRVLRGHTDYIHCLALRERSPEVLSGGEDGAVRLWDLRTAKEVQTIEVYKHEECSRPHNGRWIGCLATDSDWMVCGGGPALTLWHLRSSTPTTVFPIRAPQKHVTFYQDLVLTAAGNSCRVDVFTNLGYRAFSLSF